The genomic segment GGGGTATTATCCGGAATATCGCAGTCTAGCTCGCCTATCGGTATCTTATACGCGATCGGTCTGAACTTTGTAGGGTGCGTTAGCGAAGCGTAACGCACCGACTTAACTCTTTTTTTTGCATCGCGATTGGGAATTGAGATTGAGGTGAAACACTTTAGTCGCAAGAAATTTTAATGACTGGCTAATAGCTGAAACCTGTTGAAACGGGTTAGGCTAATTCTTAAGATTGTTGAAAAATTGGAAATTTGATTCTTTTGGTGCGTTACGCTTCGCTAACACACCCTACTGTGGAGCATTAGGAATCGCTGGACGGTCTTTGTTGGCAAGGATATACTCGAAAAGACCTCTGTGTTTTCCTTCCACCCTAACAAAGCCAAAGATGAATCGAGAGCGCCTTGTGGAGCTAGAAAAGCAGTACCAAATGCTGCAAAAGCAATTGAGTGGCAAAGAAAAGTCTAAGATTCTCGCACCTCTTGAGGAACAAGAGCGAATCCAGCAACAAATTGATGAAGTAATTCAGCCGCAGCTAAAAGAGTGGAAACAGCGCTACGCCTCTGCCCTTGCTGAAGCTGTTGAAATCGAAGAACTCACCGAATCGCAAGCCGAAGTTGTCGTTGGGGAAATAGTCGAAGAGATTCAGCAGGCGCAACCCAACGCCCCCACAGAGCGCCAAACGGAAATTCTCGAACAAATTCTCGCTAAACTGAACGAACCGGGAACCCCTGCCACTGCAAAGGTGAAATGGGCGGTTAAATCAACGCCGCCTTTTGTGGAGGTGGGGTAACCCTACCCAAGAGTTTTCGTAGCTTAAAACGGTGCGTTACGGCACGTCGAAAATATCATACCAAATCCGGTTCTCATACCCCACTTATTCGAGAAGCTATAGTTCTTGCAATAGAATGATTTGGTCTATTTTGATAAATGGGTTGTGGCAACCGGATTTAGTATCAGTCTCTTTTTCCAAAATTTAGCTCGTGCCTAACACACCCTACTGCCGTGACACCGCTCTGTAGAGACGTTGTATACAACGTCTCTACAAATATTTCGTGTAACCCACCCTACCCAAACGTCAGTTCGGGTTAACTGGAGTTTAGACTAAATCGGAAAGAAAGAGCCGCCCGGGGGTAGACCCGGGCGGCAGTTGCCGTAGATGATGAGATTTAGCAAAAACCCAACTACGGTGTAAAATGATTATCGAAAAACTCAAGCAATTTCGTCAACAAATCTACGAAGATTTGGGAAAGGCAAGGGATGCCCTGTTTGAACTGATGGATGCGCTTGTGCTGACTCCGAAGGCCTCATCGATAGCCGAACTGTCGCTGTGTCCAGTATTCCGCCGTCGCTGGAGTAGCATTTATGAATCCCTCAAAGATAGCAACCTCGACTTCTCCAAGCTGCAAAAGCACTACATCGCTCAAATTCCATCCAACCAACAAATCGTGCTAGTGGGAGACCATACCAGTTGGTCGCGCCCGGATGCTGTGACGCTACAAGAAAGAACTTACGAACACGCCGGAGGCGGAATTGGAGGAGGAAAACCGATAACCGTCGGCCAAGGCTATAGCAGTCTCGCTTGGATACCTGAAGAGAAAGGAAGCTGGGCATTACCTTTATCTCACTGCTAGGATTACCAGTAGCGATAATCCTCTCAGTCTAGGCGCACAGCAACTCAGAGAAATTTGCTCTCAATTACCCCGCCGTCCGGCGAGCATCTGGGATAGTGAATACGCGAATGCCTCTTTTGTTAAACAAACCGCAGAGATTGAAGCCGATTTGTTAATGCGTCTGCGTCCCAATCGTTGTTTATGGAGAGCCACTCCCGTTTATCGCGGTCAAGGTCGTCCTAGAAAACATGGTAGCCGTTTGAAACTCAACGATGCTCAAACTTGGGGTCAGCCCGACCAACAAGTCGAAATTGAGGACCCGACTTGGGGAACGGTTATTCTCACTCATTGGAGTCAGCTTCATTTTTACCAAGCCCCTGAACGAGAAATCGAACTGATTCGGGTGGAGCGAAAAAAACCGACCCGCCGCCGAGATTTAAAACCGATGTGGTTGTGTTGGGTTGGTCAAGCTCTACCCCCACTAGAAAAGCTCTTTCATCTCTATCTACGACGCTTTGCCATCGAGCATTGGTATCGTTTTCTCAAGACTCGATTGCATTGGTGTTTGCCCAAGCTGGGTACACCCCAAGCTTGCGAACACTGGAGTCATTTGATGCCCATCATCACTTGGCAGTTATGGTTAGCCCGTGCTGTCGTTGCTGACCGTCCCTTACCTTGGCAAAAGCCTTTAAGTGCTGAAGAACTCGCGCCGGGACGAGTGGCGCAGTCAATCGGGGGAGTTTTGGCCTCTATTGGCACTCCAGCTACAGCGCCCAAACTCAGGG from the Oscillatoria sp. FACHB-1406 genome contains:
- a CDS encoding transposase, producing MIIEKLKQFRQQIYEDLGKARDALFELMDALVLTPKASSIAELSLCPVFRRRWSSIYESLKDSNLDFSKLQKHYIAQIPSNQQIVLVGDHTSWSRPDAVTLQERTYEHAGGGIGGGKPITVGQGYSSLAWIPEEKGSWALPLSHC